Sequence from the Fundulus heteroclitus isolate FHET01 chromosome 7, MU-UCD_Fhet_4.1, whole genome shotgun sequence genome:
GGCTGCCTGGTAAAGTCTTGGTAAATGGGTTGCTTTGTGCTGTAGATCCCTAAATGAAAAGTCCTCCTTACTCTTGGTCCTACACGTCGAAAGTTTAACCATACATGGTTGCCATGTCTCAGCTGCCACAACTTCTTCTTTCTTCCTCTTCAGATTCAGAGTTCCTGACGCCGGCAGCCATGGCCAATCCAACTGACATCTTAAGCAAGGTGCTGGAGCAAACGGCTAAAGTGGTGGAGGAGCAGGTGGATGCCAAGTTGAGCAAACTGAGTGAAATGGATGACGACGATCTGGAAAGGCTGAAGGAGAGGCGACTGGAGGCACTtaaaaaggcacagaagcaaAAGCAGGTAAGTGATGGACTTCACCCACCTGGATAGCTCTCCCTTTTTTAGCGTCGCCCATTACACAACACGTTGCTTGATGCTCGACGGAAATAAACGCATGTTTTGAACTTGGTGAGCGAGAGATTCTGTTGTAATCTGGTGAAAGCTCTGCTTTAACTGTCAGCAATGTAGAAAATGTGAATGGACGCTGTAATTAAAgttcattacaggatatgttCAGAATATGGATGGTTAGACACAGGGGCGACCGTGGCTCTATGGTAGGAATCTGTaagttgtgggttcaattccagcttcctaCTGCCACGTGTctatgtgcccctgggcaaggcgcTTATCGGCAAGTTTTCTGCAGTTCAGCATATCAGTGTATGGATGTGCGTTTGTGTGACTGAATGAATGTGGCTCTAATGTACAGAGAGAAATTAGTTCCAGTGTTGTTGCAAAGCAAAGAACGCGCTTCAGAAATGTTGAAACTTtctaatcaaacaaaaaaaaaggtaaagtaaAAAAGTTCCTTATTCTAAAAAATGCAGACTATCATCTGTAAAAAGGCATTCATAAAACtcattttccaaaaataatgTACCGTAGGTTCAACTCTAGCCTAAAGTTTTTAATTTCtctaaccctgttttatttttttattaaggttttcaaagttcctatttttttttttaaacatgctcTTTTCTTGCAAAGACCCTGGAAGAAGGCCTCATAATGTTCCCCTGGCACctcacagtggcagcccactgcttcctGTGGGTTAGGGttgaatttcattggaatgtacaaaatGTTGCACTGACCAAATAAGTGTGCTTATAAAATATAAGATAATTTACTCTGAGAAGTGGGCCAGTCAAGTTTGGTGGTTGTTAATCGTTTATTCCCCCTTCAAAAGTGATATAGGTGTGTCGTTGCGCTTAAAAATAAAGGACCTTCCTAATTCGCTGCCCTGGATCCTCTGCTTTTCAGGAGTGGCTGTCCAAAGGCCACGGGGAGTACAGAGAAATCTCCAGTGAGAGAGACTTTTTTGCCGAAGTGAAGGAGACCAGGAACGTCGTCTGTCACTTTTACAAAAATTCCACCTTCAGGTAAATCCACACATACGTCAAAAATCGTCAGCATATTACAAACATTTGGATTTTATCCaagtttaatgttttactgCAGTATTAATAGTAGCTGTTTCTAACAAATATTTACTGCTTTTAAAGGTATGCCTGTTAATAACTCGACCGGTCTCCTTGGTTATCAGAAATCAGACCAGTCTCAAAGCTTAGAAACTCCAATAAATCATGAATAGAtttctcacatttttatttgttgaaataatccACAAGGAAAATCTATTGTGttcttttctcttccttctcGTAGATGTCAGATCCTGGACAAACACCTGGCTGTCTTAGCGAAGAAGCACGTTGAAACCAAGTTCATCAAGTTGAACGCAGAAAAGGCGCCGTTTCTGACCCAGAGGCTGCGCATCAAAGTTATCCCCACACTGGCTCTGCTTTTAGACGGAAAGACGAAGGATTACGTTGTCGGATTCACCGATCTGGGCAACACAGACGAGTTCTCCACGGAGATGCTTGAGTGGAGGCTGGGATGCGCGGACGTGATTAACTACAGGTGAGGACCTACAGAAGATTTCCCCACACGACGAATCACGTTTTTTTCCGTGTTAACCTTCTTATTTCGGTTGTGTAGTGGCAACCTGATGGAGCCACCGACGGCAACGCAAAAGTCCGGCACAAGATTCACAAAAGTGGAGAAGAAAACCATCCGAGGGCGAGGGTTCGACTCCGACGACTCTGACGACGACTGAAAAGCTTTCAGACGTGGCTGGTTTTCTCTACCTCACCGATACGCTCAGCAGACGCCGCTCCTCTACTAACCAGATCATTCATTTCCTTTACATTGGGCCAATATcaagttttatttaatgaaacctgttgtaatatttgttttactgAAATTATAACGTCTGTTAATGACACATGAAGTGGAAATCTCTGGTTTGTATCTTCATGTCCGGAGCCTTCGTTTTTAATCCCAGGCCTGTTTGCTTCCTTTTTGGTCAGAATAGAGCCGGTGACGCATGTGGGTGCCAACATctaatgtatttgatttttagcatcagaatacatttttacatgatatgtaaaaaaaagagtttgattgaaatacagtggcttgcaaaagtattcacacccccattgaacttttccacatttttgtcACAATCATGGACATTAATATATTTGGAGTCTCGTGGGAAAGACCAACAGAAAGTGCTACGCAGTtgtgaagaaagaaaatgtacatgaccttaaacatttttttacaaataaactgaaaactgcggtgtgaaaaagtattcagcccccttttctcTGAGCGCAACCAGCTGTATTGATGATTGCTAAGGactgaatagagtccacctgtgtgtaatctagTCTCAGACGGCCTCAGAGGCTGGTTAGGAGAATATTGGGGCGCAAAGCgcatcatgaagtccaaggaacacaccaagacaggtcagggataaagttgtggagaagtctaAAGCTGTGAACATCTagcagagcactgttcaatccagaaaaggaaagagtatggcacaactgtgAAGCTACCGAGACAAGtagccgtccacctaaacttacaGGCACTGATCagagcagccaagaggcccatggtgactcaGACAACTGTTAGTCGTGCacacagcaacatttttttaactgcGTGGTATTTAGCGCTAGCCTTCTTCCAGGCAACTCTGAGATGCGGAGTGGTTAGTCTTTCTGGCCACGCATCTAGATTTCCTTAACATGCTCAAAGTTTAGGATATTGTTCTGGattttttaccattttctaACAAGGCTGTCCTTTTCCTCACTGACATCAACTAAAGCACATTTATACTGCGGCGACTGAGATGGGCAGTGGCTCGAAGTAGGTGCAAAGCTGCTGCAagatgaaatcagcatctccataaagctcgTCATCAGAGGGAGGCTTTAAGATGCTCTAGTGTTCTGATATTCAGCTGACACGGCACTGGCTGTGGAAACCACACTGGACCTCAGCCAACTTGGACTCTACCTCCTTGATTttgaaatgaaaagcaaaatcTACTTTCAACTGAAAAGAGGTCCTCGGACCACTGACCAAACAGCGCCgttctttttcttctaaagccagCTAAGGCAGCTCTGGTTCAGGAACTGCTTTTAAAAGGAAGCGCCCTTTCATCCAAACTCGCAGAGTTAGACGCAAACATCTCAATCACATTAcatcaaatcagatttattcaGCTGCACGTGTGGTTTTAAACTGGATGGTGGGTATTTCTGCTTCAGGTTAGGATTGCTGAAAGATCTCACAGTAATCTGACCACCGCATACTAATTCACAGACAATCAAAGAACACCTTAGGAAGGAAGAAGACAGGAATGTGTGTTTTCGTTACATTTATTAACAGCTGACATTTGAACAAGCATCACGGAGCAGCGCTAAGACTCGATAGCCTTGTGGTCGACAGGCTGGAGGAGGCGACGCACAATCAGCTCTCCTTTGGTGTTGATGTACGTGTCGGCCATGTCCTCCTCTGCAGGGAGCCCGTGTGGAGTTTTCAGTGGCTGGATCCTTCAGCCAACAGGAAAGTATAAAAACGGGGGTTAAGTTCACAAAGATGGTTATACAGTGTCTTTGTGGTGAAACTGAAAGGTTTATCATAAtttcttaaacaaaaatatacgAGCACTCCATATAATTACAATTACTTGGACGACCCAAACTAGTCATCTTCAtggctctgttttctttttttttttcatctccagGCAGTACTCTTGTATGTAAAGCATGTTACGTTGCATTTTGCCGTAAACTTACCTTACAAGGTGCTTGATGGTTTTCAGCTGGTCATTAACTGAAGGCGTGTTTTTGTGGATTACAGGCTTGTGGGCCTGAGGGACAAACGGAACAAAGTCAACACACTGTCTATGCATTACTAATGCAGCACTACACCACactttagatttagatttatgACAGCTTCAGGGTTATTTTGACCGTGCGCTTATCTCCCAAACATCTATTCTGGAGTTGGGAGTTTATGACCTTCCATTTACGAGTAGGCAGAAATGGCACGGTGCGCATGTGGATTAAGTCCTGACTGAGCATGTCCAAAGCAGGGCTGAACGATTTagtaaaaataatctaattgcgatttttttatcttaatattgcgatttaatgcgatccCCCCTTTCAtcttaatttatcatgtctttttaaacatatacaaacaacaaatcactttgtttcctcgccgtgcggaTTAGCTGCttaaagacccacagcatctaaactcagagcagaaatgattgcgttctgcctacaatatatttcaaccaaaattgcaattttgacttttctctgcattaaccacaagcaacaaaaacggccgctaaataaagatgtttgtaaacaaggactatttaaaacaagaacttttaatgttactattaatcagaatattattcaagagaacagcttttaattgatttggaaaTCCATCcttattgaacataaagtgcaaccaacaaacaagtctatgtattaaactgattgacctgcacttaatgctatgtatgattatataaactctaaaacaagtaataaaattagatcatctcactgctgcaacttcccttccatgtggaggcaaacccactttaaacattttactgacacctaatggacgcgtctgaCTCagtaattgttacatagccaaaaattgcagacctctgcgaattggaaattgcgtttttttttttaaatcgcgattacaTTGAAAATGCGATCAATTGTGCAGCCCCACTCCAAAGCATGTCTTTCTCACACGCCCATACCAGGGCAGACTTTAGGTGGTGCTGGTTTCAGGTCGGACAGTGACGGTACCTTTTCAAGTCCGAAGTATTTCACTATCTCCTTCTCCCAGTAGGGCCTTCGCATCACACTTCTGACCCGGGTCACTATATGCAGTTTGTGGGGCTGCTCTGGATCGCCGCCATACTTCTCGTGCTCTTTTGATCTCTCAGCGAAAAGCTGTCAGATGGGAACAAATAATTAGGGTCTCATCACTGACTTATTACActtgaataaaatgttaaaataggAATATTGTTGCATAAATAATAGAGATACAAATACTGTAAGTTTAATATACATCctatattttattgaaatgagaattttaggggggggaaaaaataatttttaaatgtaagaatTCATTTGGCTCACAAAGTGACAGGGCTGGGAACATTTTGCGGTTTTGTCTTGATTCTCACCTCCTTTGGGATTCTAGCTTTGGAGAATTTGCTGCGCGCGGACACGGACCAGCCACAAGGGGATAAAACCGTCGCTTCTTTCAGGGTCTGTAAGAAAACATCAAATGCAAACTGCATTATAGCCATGTGAGCACGACGGGAGGTCCCATTTCTGATGCTGAGAAAAGTCAGTGctcaactcaaaatgtttctGCCACATCTCATCATCATCCATATACATTACACTTTCCACATTAcaatttccttatttatttgaCACATTGCAGACAATTTCAATAACAACGTTCCATCTAACGAGACGTGAGGATTTATGTCTCcaaacaatagtttttttttcttcttctatgtaATGCAGCCCCCTGTAGTACAACATGCAGGAATGACATGCACTTTTACTAATAATTCTTAGTAGAAGTTATTTAGATTTGATTTATGCTCATAATCTGTCATATTCTATTAGACTTGACTGGCAAAAACAGAGACCAGAACCATCTACTGACATACCGTGtagtataatatatatatatatatatatatatatatatatatatatatatatatatatatatataaaacgtagaataaaatgtagatataCACAAGATCTGACCATTTCTTGTCCCGAAAACTCTTGATATGGAGCCAACTGTATATTGCGTAATCATGTGTAAACTATTCTtggatgaaataaaaactacagtacaataataatcaagagttaaatcattaaatatGTTAGGGAGATCTAAAAGCCTCACAGTTATTTCCCGGACGGCAACATGTGAATGATAACCTGGTATAgtcataataaataaaaggaagaaaaaacctTAGTAATACACTTACCCTAATTGACAAAAAGTTTAGAGAGCGATAAACAGCGGACATGTTGAATTTGTGGGACACTGGCTGCTCCTCAGACGCAGAAACGCCAAGGTTACAGCGCCGCTAAggggtaaataaaaaataaaaaccggCTAATATCCGAGCGCAATTAAACATCGACTGCGAACGGCCTAATTTCTGAATACAGTCGTAAACATTACCAGGAAAACACCTTTTCGagaaaacaacatgaaaacccccaaaaaccTAATCACGTTTGCCCTGAGTTTGTGTTCCAGCAGCTAACCGGAAGCTGGAGTTTCATCTAAACTGCACCGGTGGGAAACACTCCTTCCTTTgcttttacatatttatattaacacagtttgtttaaagtgtgaatataaaacttttttaaaatcctATTTGAATACACCAAgtctttataaaaataatttttaaatttttaaatctcCTCTGCTTATCTCTTACTGACAGACGGACCGTGACGTGTTTCCCGGGGAATTATTTTTGCAGGAGCACGCAGGTAGCTGTCAACTTGTGGAGCACTGATTTTTAGGTCCGTTTCTATCACAAATGAAGCGAGAACCAGCGATAATATAGTATAGCTATTAAAAGGGGAGaaaacatcaagaaaaaaaatgacggACAACCACGTGTCCGGGATGGAGACTTCGGCCGTGTCCGTCCTGAAACGAGCCGTGGAGCTGGACCAGAGCGGCCGCTTCCAGGAGTCTCTGGTCTGCTACCAGGAGGGAATCCAGCTGCTCATAGACGTGCTGAAAGGTATCCGATTGTTCCCGGTGTAGACAGCACGACCCTGAAATCCACCACCGTCCACAACTGACGTGTTTCCTTACGGGTTTAACAGCTTTGAAAGACGAGTCAAAGAGGGGACACTACAGGGACAAGATCAAGGGCTACATGGACAGAGCAGAGCAGATCAAGGCTCACGTGAACCAGCTAAAAGAAGGTATGCCATCTAACACCTCAGGGTCCAAAGCTAGGTGCCTTCCACTAATACCATACCCCTTTaacattaatttttgttttggcttttaTGTGGTCGACGAACTCAAGCTATATGCCTTTGTTGTACAAAATATGtagattttcttttccttttttcaagtAAATTTCTAACACACCTCTGGAGCCGTCGCaggacagctggatttatactcaaagtgctgaaaaaaattatttactcTACAGTAAtgcacatttttgttgtttcttctgAAATATTTCTACAAAAAGTGGGAATAATATTGCAAGGCGCTAtcgtttcatgtttttttttttttctcctctcctgaCAGATGGTAAATACCACGAGCAGATAAAGATCCCAGAAGATGCCACAGGCTACAGCTATGAGACTCTGTTCAAACCGTACATCAGCAGCACTCTCTCAGAGGTTTGGGTGGAGGATCCATACATACGTCATACCCACCAGGTGGGATACCGCTTTTTCTCCCATGTTTTAATCGCTGTGTTGCTTTCTTTCTGCTGCGTTTTAATCTCTTAATAGTTCCTTCGTACCGAGTTTTGCTCAAAGATGCCAACAGTTACCTACAGTACGTTTGTATTCTGATAATTACACATCCTCTGtgattcatttactttttttttttcttgaattgtATTAGCGACAcgaaattttaaaataaagaaagccAATAGTATATTTGGCCTGTCGGATAGATTTTAGTTCCCCTTGATGCCCCACCCTGGATCCAGATTTTTAGGAGCTGAGATTTTAAAGTTGACAGAGCAGCGGAGACATTGGgatgaaagaaaatgaagatAGGAGTCAGACAAATGTGGGTCAATCCTCACTGATGTCATCATCTCATATTCAGTATTATTGTCATAATTACATGTTTTTCCTGATAATGTGCAGCTCTACAgatccatgtttgattttttttcttagagttcATGCCAGTTTAATGAAAGTTGACAAACCATCTATTCTTGCAATACCTTCAGCAACTATTGGCACTGCTGGTAAAAATGATTGAGAAACATGGGAATAAATTCCTCCTTTGTTGTTTCATCATCATAAACGTGTACTAAAACATCTACAGCACTTAGTCTTCTCCTGTTTGATGAGGTTGGGGTGTACAGAAAGACGGACCATCAGCCTTTCTTTTTAACACTGAGCTCTTTAGATATCTTCTCTGTAGCTCATTCCACAGGCTTGCTGCaggatttaggtcaggggaCCCTAACCGTGGCTAGTTTTGGGTCACCATCCTGCTGAAAGAGTTTGTTTCAGTCTCAGAACTATTGTTCTGGCTGTAGATATAATAGTAAATTTAGGCGAGCAGCTTTTCCCTTGCACCAACAGTTGGATAAAATCAACAGACGCCTGTATTATTTAAACAGTGTgtcctcttgtctttcccattttgaagagttgCTAAGAGAAAGAGACAGCTATATTAAATCATTCTGTATTTATATACCACAAAACACAAGGGTGTTGACATATAAAGTTTGTCGAAGTTAGGATGagtgtttttgggaaaaaaaataaaaaaaataggggaATTATccatgaaataatattttgttaattttttttatctgtattgttagggaaaccaaaaatgtggaaGCAGGAAATTTGTTAAAAGAGCAGTAAGTTATAAAAACCAGTAAGTAATAGTGACACCTAGTGGCTGAAACCGGTACAACATCCTACCACTAATACGTTTCTAAACAGCGAGGTGCTGGTGTGAAaccccactgaatttttacttacacaagATCGGCGTATGATGTTGCATTCTGATCtagttctggtccgcttctcttactggctttcATGTTTGCAGTCTGCTGaccttttgccaaaataaaataccaaacgctgcactctgttttgggaaccctgggacctctcatatgattggctcaggaaccaggaagtaaacacgggctacacactgAGCTGAAGTTGTTCTCAGGTTTCTAGGTTTCTAGGTTTGAAAGTAGAAAAACATTGATGATGTAGAGGACCAcctgtttatagggaatgttacttccatcctgggtgagaaatgagaatgatttaggttgattttgcaataaattacttattgctcctttaacataaattgttattttgtatGTTGAATCAACATACCAAATTTAAAgatagtttttttctctctttttttgttttacgaCTAAGTGTCTGcaataaattatgcatttattttaagattgttgttttaagaatgttttttttttccaaaaatgtatttctctgcACAGTTCTGAACACTTATATAAACTCCTTTGATTGTTATTTTTACCTTGTGTGAATCATGTTTTGCCTTTTGATCTGAGTCGAACTTCACACAGGTTAATAGTTCAAAGGCTCATCTCAGCAGAtttgttgtaaatattttaGTTAAACCAGCATCTCTCCTCTCCATTAGTTGTACAACTTCGTGCGGTTCTGTGAGATGCTGCTAAAAACGTGCAACAAGGTGAAGAAGATCCACCTCCTCACATCCCAGGGTGAAGTAGGTTACGTAAATAATGAGGTTGTATTGTGCGATGAACGTCTGTCAGCCACGGATGCTCATGCTGCCATGTTGTtgtttcgtgtgtgtgtgtgtgtgtgtgtgtgtgtgtgtgtgtgtgtgtgtgtgtgtgtgtgtgtgtgtgtgtgtgtgtccagcaGGCTGATAACACCCAGCAGAGCAGCGCTCTGTCTGAGCTGAGAGACAGTCTGGGTGGTCAGGGGGTGACTATGGATGTGCAGTACTCCTCCACTATCCATGACAGGGAGATCAGGTATGTCTTCTGCCtacaggttgtttttttatttatttgttttcaaaaattttCTTCTCTATTAATATTATGGGAATCACTT
This genomic interval carries:
- the mitd1 gene encoding MIT domain-containing protein 1 isoform X1, producing the protein MTDNHVSGMETSAVSVLKRAVELDQSGRFQESLVCYQEGIQLLIDVLKALKDESKRGHYRDKIKGYMDRAEQIKAHVNQLKEDGKYHEQIKIPEDATGYSYETLFKPYISSTLSEVWVEDPYIRHTHQLYNFVRFCEMLLKTCNKVKKIHLLTSQGEQADNTQQSSALSELRDSLGGQGVTMDVQYSSTIHDREIRFDNGWMIKIGRGLDYFKKPKGRFSIGYCDYDLRCCHETSVEIFHTKHTKTL
- the mrpl30 gene encoding 39S ribosomal protein L30, mitochondrial, which codes for MSAVYRSLNFLSIRTLKEATVLSPCGWSVSARSKFSKARIPKELFAERSKEHEKYGGDPEQPHKLHIVTRVRSVMRRPYWEKEIVKYFGLEKAHKPVIHKNTPSVNDQLKTIKHLVRIQPLKTPHGLPAEEDMADTYINTKGELIVRRLLQPVDHKAIES
- the txndc9 gene encoding thioredoxin domain-containing protein 9, encoding MANPTDILSKVLEQTAKVVEEQVDAKLSKLSEMDDDDLERLKERRLEALKKAQKQKQEWLSKGHGEYREISSERDFFAEVKETRNVVCHFYKNSTFRCQILDKHLAVLAKKHVETKFIKLNAEKAPFLTQRLRIKVIPTLALLLDGKTKDYVVGFTDLGNTDEFSTEMLEWRLGCADVINYSGNLMEPPTATQKSGTRFTKVEKKTIRGRGFDSDDSDDD
- the mitd1 gene encoding MIT domain-containing protein 1 isoform X2 — translated: MTDNHVSGMETSAVSVLKRAVELDQSGRFQESLVCYQEGIQLLIDVLKALKDESKRGHYRDKIKGYMDRAEQIKAHVNQLKEDGKYHEQIKIPEDATGYSYETLFKPYISSTLSEVWVEDPYIRHTHQLYNFVRFCEMLLKTCNKVKKIHLLTSQGEADNTQQSSALSELRDSLGGQGVTMDVQYSSTIHDREIRFDNGWMIKIGRGLDYFKKPKGRFSIGYCDYDLRCCHETSVEIFHTKHTKTL